The following coding sequences lie in one Arabidopsis thaliana chromosome 3, partial sequence genomic window:
- the ECT2 gene encoding evolutionarily conserved C-terminal region 2 (evolutionarily conserved C-terminal region 2 (ECT2); FUNCTIONS IN: protein binding; LOCATED IN: nucleus, cytoplasm; EXPRESSED IN: 24 plant structures; EXPRESSED DURING: 15 growth stages; CONTAINS InterPro DOMAIN/s: YTH domain (InterPro:IPR007275); BEST Arabidopsis thaliana protein match is: evolutionarily conserved C-terminal region 4 (TAIR:AT1G55500.2); Has 1777 Blast hits to 1661 proteins in 257 species: Archae - 0; Bacteria - 83; Metazoa - 881; Fungi - 229; Plants - 416; Viruses - 0; Other Eukaryotes - 168 (source: NCBI BLink).) codes for MATVAPPADQATDLLQKLSLDSPAKASEIPEPNKKTAVYQYGGVDVHGQVPSYDRSLTPMLPSDAADPSVCYVPNPYNPYQYYNVYGSGQEWTDYPAYTNPEGVDMNSGIYGENGTVVYPQGYGYAAYPYSPATSPAPQLGGEGQLYGAQQYQYPNYFPNSGPYASSVATPTQPDLSANKPAGVKTLPADSNNVASAAGITKGSNGSAPVKPTNQATLNTSSNLYGMGAPGGGLAAGYQDPRYAYEGYYAPVPWHDGSKYSDVQRPVSGSGVASSYSKSSTVPSSRNQNYRSNSHYTSVHQPSSVTGYGTAQGYYNRMYQNKLYGQYGSTGRSALGYGSSGYDSRTNGRGWAATDNKYRSWGRGNSYYYGNENNVDGLNELNRGPRAKGTKNQKGNLDDSLEVKEQTGESNVTEVGEADNTCVVPDREQYNKEDFPVDYANAMFFIIKSYSEDDVHKSIKYNVWASTPNGNKKLAAAYQEAQQKAGGCPIFLFFSVNASGQFVGLAEMTGPVDFNTNVEYWQQDKWTGSFPLKWHIVKDVPNSLLKHITLENNENKPVTNSRDTQEVKLEQGLKIVKIFKEHSSKTCILDDFSFYEVRQKTILEKKAKQTQKQVSEEKVTDEKKESATAESASKESPAAVQTSSDVKVAENGSVAKPVTGDVVANGC; via the exons ATGGCTACCGTTGCTCCTCCTGCTGATC AAGCTACAGATCTGTTGCAGAAACTATCCTTGGACTCGCCAGCAAAAGCTTCAGAGATCCCTGAGCCTAACAAGAAG ACTGCCGTCTACCAGTATGGAGGCGTTGATGTTCATGGTCAAGTTCCTTCTTATGATCGATCTTTGACACCAATGCTTCCCAGTGATGCTGCTGACCCTTCAGTTTGCTATGTTCCTAATCCTTACAATCCCTACCAGTATTACAATG TATATGGGAGTGGTCAAGAGTGGACTGACTACCCAGCTTACACAAATCCTGAGGGTGTTGACATGAATTCT GGAATTTATGGAGAGAATGGGACTGTTGTGTATCCTCAGGGTTATGGGTATGCAGCGTATCCTTACTCGCCAGCAACTAGCCCTGCTCCACAGCTTGGCGGGGAAGGGCAGTTGTACGGTGCTCAGCAGTATCAGTATCCTAACTATTTTCCAAACAGTGGACCGTATGCTTCATCTGTGGCTACACCTACCCAGCCGGATCTCTCTGCAAACAAACCTGCTGGTGTGAAGACACTACCTGCGGATAGCAATAATGTTGCTTCTGCTGCTGGTATCACAAAAGGAAGTAATGGATCAGCTCCAGTGAAACCAACTAACCAGGCTACCCTTAACACCTCAAGTAATTTGTATGGTATGGGTGCTCCAGGAGGAGGTTTGGCTGCTGGTTATCAGGACCCCAGGTATGCCTATGAAGGGTATTATGCTCCTGTGCCGTGGCACGATGGCTCTAAGTACTCTGATGTGCAGAGACCTGTTTCTGGTAGTGGAGTTGCATCCTCCTATTCTAAGTCTAGCACAGTACCTTCATCGAGGAATCAAAACTACCGCTCAAATTCTCACTACACG AGCGTGCACCAGCCTTCATCAGTGACTGGCTATGGTACAGCTCAGGGGTACTACAACAGGATGTATCAGAACAAGTTATATGGTCAGTATGGTAGCACAGGGAGATCTGCTTTGGGTTATGGTTCATCTGGGTATGATTCAAGAACAAATGGAAGAGGATGGGCGGCCACAGACAACAAATACAGAAGCTGGGGCAGGGGTAACAGTTACTATTACGGAAATGAGAACAATGTAGATGGTTTGAATGAACTTAACAGGGGACCTAGAGCTAAGGGCACAAAGAACCAGAAGGGAAATCTAGATGATAGCTTAGAGGTTAAGGAGCAGACTGGAGAATCAAATGTAACTGAGGTTGGGGAGGCGGATAACACATGTGTTGTTCCTGACAGAGAACAGTACAATAAAGAAGATTTCCCAGTGGATTATGCAAATGCCATGTTCTTTATCATCAAGTCATACAGTGAAGATGATGTGCACAAGAGCATTAAATATAATGTTTGGGCTAGCACACCAAATGGAAACAAGAAGCTTGCTGCAGCATACCAGGAAGCTCAACAGAAAGCTGGCGGCTGTCCcatctttctgtttttctcg GTCAATGCAAGTGGACAATTTGTTGGTCTTGCTGAAATGACAGGACCAGTTGATTTCAACACAAATGTGGAGTACTGGCAGCAAGATAAGTGGACCGGCTCTTTCCCCCTCAAGTGGCATATTGTGAAGGATGTGCCAAACAGTTTACTGAAGCATATTACTTTAGAGAACAATGAGAACAAACCTGTTACCAACAGCAGAGACACACAAGAG GTTAAGTTGGAGCAAGGTTTGAAGATTGTGAAAATTTTCAAGGAGCATAGCAGCAAGACTTGCATTTTGGATGATTTCTCATTCTACGAGGTTCGACAGAAGACTATCTTGGAGAAGAAAGCCAAGCAAACCCAGAAACAG GTAAGCGAGGAGAAGGTAACCGATGAAAAGAAGGAATCTGCAACTGCAGAGTCAGCGAGCAAGGAATCTCCTGCAGCTGTTCAAACGTCCAGTGATGTTAAGGTTGCTGAGAATGGGTCTGTTGCTAAACCAGTCACAGGCGATGTGGTGGCAAATGGTTGCTAA
- the ECT2 gene encoding evolutionarily conserved C-terminal region 2 (evolutionarily conserved C-terminal region 2 (ECT2); FUNCTIONS IN: protein binding; LOCATED IN: nucleus, cytoplasm; EXPRESSED IN: 24 plant structures; EXPRESSED DURING: 15 growth stages; CONTAINS InterPro DOMAIN/s: YTH domain (InterPro:IPR007275); BEST Arabidopsis thaliana protein match is: evolutionarily conserved C-terminal region 4 (TAIR:AT1G55500.2); Has 1772 Blast hits to 1656 proteins in 254 species: Archae - 0; Bacteria - 82; Metazoa - 884; Fungi - 229; Plants - 410; Viruses - 0; Other Eukaryotes - 167 (source: NCBI BLink).), whose translation MATVAPPADHLLQKLSLDSPAKASEIPEPNKKTAVYQYGGVDVHGQVPSYDRSLTPMLPSDAADPSVCYVPNPYNPYQYYNVYGSGQEWTDYPAYTNPEGVDMNSGIYGENGTVVYPQGYGYAAYPYSPATSPAPQLGGEGQLYGAQQYQYPNYFPNSGPYASSVATPTQPDLSANKPAGVKTLPADSNNVASAAGITKGSNGSAPVKPTNQATLNTSSNLYGMGAPGGGLAAGYQDPRYAYEGYYAPVPWHDGSKYSDVQRPVSGSGVASSYSKSSTVPSSRNQNYRSNSHYTSVHQPSSVTGYGTAQGYYNRMYQNKLYGQYGSTGRSALGYGSSGYDSRTNGRGWAATDNKYRSWGRGNSYYYGNENNVDGLNELNRGPRAKGTKNQKGNLDDSLEVKEQTGESNVTEVGEADNTCVVPDREQYNKEDFPVDYANAMFFIIKSYSEDDVHKSIKYNVWASTPNGNKKLAAAYQEAQQKAGGCPIFLFFSVNASGQFVGLAEMTGPVDFNTNVEYWQQDKWTGSFPLKWHIVKDVPNSLLKHITLENNENKPVTNSRDTQEVKLEQGLKIVKIFKEHSSKTCILDDFSFYEVRQKTILEKKAKQTQKQVSEEKVTDEKKESATAESASKESPAAVQTSSDVKVAENGSVAKPVTGDVVANGC comes from the exons ATGGCTACCGTTGCTCCTCCTGCTGATC ATCTGTTGCAGAAACTATCCTTGGACTCGCCAGCAAAAGCTTCAGAGATCCCTGAGCCTAACAAGAAG ACTGCCGTCTACCAGTATGGAGGCGTTGATGTTCATGGTCAAGTTCCTTCTTATGATCGATCTTTGACACCAATGCTTCCCAGTGATGCTGCTGACCCTTCAGTTTGCTATGTTCCTAATCCTTACAATCCCTACCAGTATTACAATG TATATGGGAGTGGTCAAGAGTGGACTGACTACCCAGCTTACACAAATCCTGAGGGTGTTGACATGAATTCT GGAATTTATGGAGAGAATGGGACTGTTGTGTATCCTCAGGGTTATGGGTATGCAGCGTATCCTTACTCGCCAGCAACTAGCCCTGCTCCACAGCTTGGCGGGGAAGGGCAGTTGTACGGTGCTCAGCAGTATCAGTATCCTAACTATTTTCCAAACAGTGGACCGTATGCTTCATCTGTGGCTACACCTACCCAGCCGGATCTCTCTGCAAACAAACCTGCTGGTGTGAAGACACTACCTGCGGATAGCAATAATGTTGCTTCTGCTGCTGGTATCACAAAAGGAAGTAATGGATCAGCTCCAGTGAAACCAACTAACCAGGCTACCCTTAACACCTCAAGTAATTTGTATGGTATGGGTGCTCCAGGAGGAGGTTTGGCTGCTGGTTATCAGGACCCCAGGTATGCCTATGAAGGGTATTATGCTCCTGTGCCGTGGCACGATGGCTCTAAGTACTCTGATGTGCAGAGACCTGTTTCTGGTAGTGGAGTTGCATCCTCCTATTCTAAGTCTAGCACAGTACCTTCATCGAGGAATCAAAACTACCGCTCAAATTCTCACTACACG AGCGTGCACCAGCCTTCATCAGTGACTGGCTATGGTACAGCTCAGGGGTACTACAACAGGATGTATCAGAACAAGTTATATGGTCAGTATGGTAGCACAGGGAGATCTGCTTTGGGTTATGGTTCATCTGGGTATGATTCAAGAACAAATGGAAGAGGATGGGCGGCCACAGACAACAAATACAGAAGCTGGGGCAGGGGTAACAGTTACTATTACGGAAATGAGAACAATGTAGATGGTTTGAATGAACTTAACAGGGGACCTAGAGCTAAGGGCACAAAGAACCAGAAGGGAAATCTAGATGATAGCTTAGAGGTTAAGGAGCAGACTGGAGAATCAAATGTAACTGAGGTTGGGGAGGCGGATAACACATGTGTTGTTCCTGACAGAGAACAGTACAATAAAGAAGATTTCCCAGTGGATTATGCAAATGCCATGTTCTTTATCATCAAGTCATACAGTGAAGATGATGTGCACAAGAGCATTAAATATAATGTTTGGGCTAGCACACCAAATGGAAACAAGAAGCTTGCTGCAGCATACCAGGAAGCTCAACAGAAAGCTGGCGGCTGTCCcatctttctgtttttctcg GTCAATGCAAGTGGACAATTTGTTGGTCTTGCTGAAATGACAGGACCAGTTGATTTCAACACAAATGTGGAGTACTGGCAGCAAGATAAGTGGACCGGCTCTTTCCCCCTCAAGTGGCATATTGTGAAGGATGTGCCAAACAGTTTACTGAAGCATATTACTTTAGAGAACAATGAGAACAAACCTGTTACCAACAGCAGAGACACACAAGAG GTTAAGTTGGAGCAAGGTTTGAAGATTGTGAAAATTTTCAAGGAGCATAGCAGCAAGACTTGCATTTTGGATGATTTCTCATTCTACGAGGTTCGACAGAAGACTATCTTGGAGAAGAAAGCCAAGCAAACCCAGAAACAG GTAAGCGAGGAGAAGGTAACCGATGAAAAGAAGGAATCTGCAACTGCAGAGTCAGCGAGCAAGGAATCTCCTGCAGCTGTTCAAACGTCCAGTGATGTTAAGGTTGCTGAGAATGGGTCTGTTGCTAAACCAGTCACAGGCGATGTGGTGGCAAATGGTTGCTAA
- the ECT2 gene encoding evolutionarily conserved C-terminal region 2 (evolutionarily conserved C-terminal region 2 (ECT2); FUNCTIONS IN: protein binding; LOCATED IN: nucleus, cytoplasm; EXPRESSED IN: 24 plant structures; EXPRESSED DURING: 15 growth stages; CONTAINS InterPro DOMAIN/s: YTH domain (InterPro:IPR007275); BEST Arabidopsis thaliana protein match is: evolutionarily conserved C-terminal region 4 (TAIR:AT1G55500.2); Has 35333 Blast hits to 34131 proteins in 2444 species: Archae - 798; Bacteria - 22429; Metazoa - 974; Fungi - 991; Plants - 531; Viruses - 0; Other Eukaryotes - 9610 (source: NCBI BLink).), giving the protein MATVAPPADPTDLLQKLSLDSPAKASEIPEPNKKTAVYQYGGVDVHGQVPSYDRSLTPMLPSDAADPSVCYVPNPYNPYQYYNVYGSGQEWTDYPAYTNPEGVDMNSGIYGENGTVVYPQGYGYAAYPYSPATSPAPQLGGEGQLYGAQQYQYPNYFPNSGPYASSVATPTQPDLSANKPAGVKTLPADSNNVASAAGITKGSNGSAPVKPTNQATLNTSSNLYGMGAPGGGLAAGYQDPRYAYEGYYAPVPWHDGSKYSDVQRPVSGSGVASSYSKSSTVPSSRNQNYRSNSHYTSVHQPSSVTGYGTAQGYYNRMYQNKLYGQYGSTGRSALGYGSSGYDSRTNGRGWAATDNKYRSWGRGNSYYYGNENNVDGLNELNRGPRAKGTKNQKGNLDDSLEVKEQTGESNVTEVGEADNTCVVPDREQYNKEDFPVDYANAMFFIIKSYSEDDVHKSIKYNVWASTPNGNKKLAAAYQEAQQKAGGCPIFLFFSVNASGQFVGLAEMTGPVDFNTNVEYWQQDKWTGSFPLKWHIVKDVPNSLLKHITLENNENKPVTNSRDTQEVKLEQGLKIVKIFKEHSSKTCILDDFSFYEVRQKTILEKKAKQTQKQVSEEKVTDEKKESATAESASKESPAAVQTSSDVKVAENGSVAKPVTGDVVANGC; this is encoded by the exons ATGGCTACCGTTGCTCCTCCTGCTGATC CTACAGATCTGTTGCAGAAACTATCCTTGGACTCGCCAGCAAAAGCTTCAGAGATCCCTGAGCCTAACAAGAAG ACTGCCGTCTACCAGTATGGAGGCGTTGATGTTCATGGTCAAGTTCCTTCTTATGATCGATCTTTGACACCAATGCTTCCCAGTGATGCTGCTGACCCTTCAGTTTGCTATGTTCCTAATCCTTACAATCCCTACCAGTATTACAATG TATATGGGAGTGGTCAAGAGTGGACTGACTACCCAGCTTACACAAATCCTGAGGGTGTTGACATGAATTCT GGAATTTATGGAGAGAATGGGACTGTTGTGTATCCTCAGGGTTATGGGTATGCAGCGTATCCTTACTCGCCAGCAACTAGCCCTGCTCCACAGCTTGGCGGGGAAGGGCAGTTGTACGGTGCTCAGCAGTATCAGTATCCTAACTATTTTCCAAACAGTGGACCGTATGCTTCATCTGTGGCTACACCTACCCAGCCGGATCTCTCTGCAAACAAACCTGCTGGTGTGAAGACACTACCTGCGGATAGCAATAATGTTGCTTCTGCTGCTGGTATCACAAAAGGAAGTAATGGATCAGCTCCAGTGAAACCAACTAACCAGGCTACCCTTAACACCTCAAGTAATTTGTATGGTATGGGTGCTCCAGGAGGAGGTTTGGCTGCTGGTTATCAGGACCCCAGGTATGCCTATGAAGGGTATTATGCTCCTGTGCCGTGGCACGATGGCTCTAAGTACTCTGATGTGCAGAGACCTGTTTCTGGTAGTGGAGTTGCATCCTCCTATTCTAAGTCTAGCACAGTACCTTCATCGAGGAATCAAAACTACCGCTCAAATTCTCACTACACG AGCGTGCACCAGCCTTCATCAGTGACTGGCTATGGTACAGCTCAGGGGTACTACAACAGGATGTATCAGAACAAGTTATATGGTCAGTATGGTAGCACAGGGAGATCTGCTTTGGGTTATGGTTCATCTGGGTATGATTCAAGAACAAATGGAAGAGGATGGGCGGCCACAGACAACAAATACAGAAGCTGGGGCAGGGGTAACAGTTACTATTACGGAAATGAGAACAATGTAGATGGTTTGAATGAACTTAACAGGGGACCTAGAGCTAAGGGCACAAAGAACCAGAAGGGAAATCTAGATGATAGCTTAGAGGTTAAGGAGCAGACTGGAGAATCAAATGTAACTGAGGTTGGGGAGGCGGATAACACATGTGTTGTTCCTGACAGAGAACAGTACAATAAAGAAGATTTCCCAGTGGATTATGCAAATGCCATGTTCTTTATCATCAAGTCATACAGTGAAGATGATGTGCACAAGAGCATTAAATATAATGTTTGGGCTAGCACACCAAATGGAAACAAGAAGCTTGCTGCAGCATACCAGGAAGCTCAACAGAAAGCTGGCGGCTGTCCcatctttctgtttttctcg GTCAATGCAAGTGGACAATTTGTTGGTCTTGCTGAAATGACAGGACCAGTTGATTTCAACACAAATGTGGAGTACTGGCAGCAAGATAAGTGGACCGGCTCTTTCCCCCTCAAGTGGCATATTGTGAAGGATGTGCCAAACAGTTTACTGAAGCATATTACTTTAGAGAACAATGAGAACAAACCTGTTACCAACAGCAGAGACACACAAGAG GTTAAGTTGGAGCAAGGTTTGAAGATTGTGAAAATTTTCAAGGAGCATAGCAGCAAGACTTGCATTTTGGATGATTTCTCATTCTACGAGGTTCGACAGAAGACTATCTTGGAGAAGAAAGCCAAGCAAACCCAGAAACAG GTAAGCGAGGAGAAGGTAACCGATGAAAAGAAGGAATCTGCAACTGCAGAGTCAGCGAGCAAGGAATCTCCTGCAGCTGTTCAAACGTCCAGTGATGTTAAGGTTGCTGAGAATGGGTCTGTTGCTAAACCAGTCACAGGCGATGTGGTGGCAAATGGTTGCTAA
- the ECT2 gene encoding evolutionarily conserved C-terminal region 2 (evolutionarily conserved C-terminal region 2 (ECT2); FUNCTIONS IN: protein binding; LOCATED IN: nucleus, cytoplasm; EXPRESSED IN: 24 plant structures; EXPRESSED DURING: 15 growth stages; CONTAINS InterPro DOMAIN/s: YTH domain (InterPro:IPR007275); BEST Arabidopsis thaliana protein match is: evolutionarily conserved C-terminal region 4 (TAIR:AT1G55500.2); Has 35333 Blast hits to 34131 proteins in 2444 species: Archae - 798; Bacteria - 22429; Metazoa - 974; Fungi - 991; Plants - 531; Viruses - 0; Other Eukaryotes - 9610 (source: NCBI BLink).), translating into MATVAPPADQATDLLQKLSLDSPAKASEIPEPNKKTAVYQYGGVDVHGQVPSYDRSLTPMLPSDAADPSVCYVPNPYNPYQYYNVYGSGQEWTDYPAYTNPEGVDMNSGIYGENGTVVYPQGYGYAAYPYSPATSPAPQLGGEGQLYGAQQYQYPNYFPNSGPYASSVATPTQPDLSANKPAGVKTLPADSNNVASAAGITKGSNGSAPVKPTNQATLNTSSNLYGMGAPGGGLAAGYQDPRYAYEGYYAPVPWHDGSKYSDVQRPVSGSGVASSYSKSSTVPSSRNQNYRSNSHYTSVHQPSSVTGYGTAQGYYNRMYQNKLYGQYGSTGRSALGYGSSGYDSRTNGRGWAATDNKYRSWGRGNSYYYGNENNVDGLNELNRGPRAKGTKNQKGNLDDSLEVKEQTGESNVTEVGEADNTCVVPDREQYNKEDFPVDYANAMFFIIKSYSEDDVHKSIKYNVWASTPNGNKKLAAAYQEAQQKAGGCPIFLFFSVSMQVDNLLVLLK; encoded by the exons ATGGCTACCGTTGCTCCTCCTGCTGATC AAGCTACAGATCTGTTGCAGAAACTATCCTTGGACTCGCCAGCAAAAGCTTCAGAGATCCCTGAGCCTAACAAGAAG ACTGCCGTCTACCAGTATGGAGGCGTTGATGTTCATGGTCAAGTTCCTTCTTATGATCGATCTTTGACACCAATGCTTCCCAGTGATGCTGCTGACCCTTCAGTTTGCTATGTTCCTAATCCTTACAATCCCTACCAGTATTACAATG TATATGGGAGTGGTCAAGAGTGGACTGACTACCCAGCTTACACAAATCCTGAGGGTGTTGACATGAATTCT GGAATTTATGGAGAGAATGGGACTGTTGTGTATCCTCAGGGTTATGGGTATGCAGCGTATCCTTACTCGCCAGCAACTAGCCCTGCTCCACAGCTTGGCGGGGAAGGGCAGTTGTACGGTGCTCAGCAGTATCAGTATCCTAACTATTTTCCAAACAGTGGACCGTATGCTTCATCTGTGGCTACACCTACCCAGCCGGATCTCTCTGCAAACAAACCTGCTGGTGTGAAGACACTACCTGCGGATAGCAATAATGTTGCTTCTGCTGCTGGTATCACAAAAGGAAGTAATGGATCAGCTCCAGTGAAACCAACTAACCAGGCTACCCTTAACACCTCAAGTAATTTGTATGGTATGGGTGCTCCAGGAGGAGGTTTGGCTGCTGGTTATCAGGACCCCAGGTATGCCTATGAAGGGTATTATGCTCCTGTGCCGTGGCACGATGGCTCTAAGTACTCTGATGTGCAGAGACCTGTTTCTGGTAGTGGAGTTGCATCCTCCTATTCTAAGTCTAGCACAGTACCTTCATCGAGGAATCAAAACTACCGCTCAAATTCTCACTACACG AGCGTGCACCAGCCTTCATCAGTGACTGGCTATGGTACAGCTCAGGGGTACTACAACAGGATGTATCAGAACAAGTTATATGGTCAGTATGGTAGCACAGGGAGATCTGCTTTGGGTTATGGTTCATCTGGGTATGATTCAAGAACAAATGGAAGAGGATGGGCGGCCACAGACAACAAATACAGAAGCTGGGGCAGGGGTAACAGTTACTATTACGGAAATGAGAACAATGTAGATGGTTTGAATGAACTTAACAGGGGACCTAGAGCTAAGGGCACAAAGAACCAGAAGGGAAATCTAGATGATAGCTTAGAGGTTAAGGAGCAGACTGGAGAATCAAATGTAACTGAGGTTGGGGAGGCGGATAACACATGTGTTGTTCCTGACAGAGAACAGTACAATAAAGAAGATTTCCCAGTGGATTATGCAAATGCCATGTTCTTTATCATCAAGTCATACAGTGAAGATGATGTGCACAAGAGCATTAAATATAATGTTTGGGCTAGCACACCAAATGGAAACAAGAAGCTTGCTGCAGCATACCAGGAAGCTCAACAGAAAGCTGGCGGCTGTCCcatctttctgtttttctcgGT GTCAATGCAAGTGGACAATTTGTTGGTCTTGCTGAAATGA